GTGAAACAGTTTCTGGAAAAAAACCGGAACCAGCATCAGTAAATAAGCAGGCCTGAATAACAGCAATCCCATTCCGGAAAACAAGAGGTATTTGATCAGGTCCGATTTTGTATTATCGGCCATCGTATCGCCTGAAAAAATTTGAAACCATTAAATGAAAGGAATCTACCGGATGCATAAACAAGTGAGTAATTGCCTCCGGCATTGTTTTTCCCAACGAGGAATAGTCAAAATGCGGATATACACCGGTTGGCGACAGAGCCGGCATCACAAATTTCATCAGGATCACGAAATAAACCAGTGATGCGAACCCCGAAAAGATCAGGAAGAAACGCCATTTGCGTTCTTTCCAATTCAATAAAGCCAGCCCGAAACAAATGAATGCAATCCACAAACCACTGCTTTCCTTACCCAACCAAAGCAACACCACAAAAAAAGCAGCCCACTTCATCTTTCTTTCTTTGGTAAAAACGAACAACCATGGAACCAGCATCGCGATGACTACACTGTCATGAAAATCGTACGACAAGGCCAGAAAGACTCCAAAAAAAGAATAGAAAAAGAGCATGGCCAGCATGGCCAAAACCCGGTTCGATTTGAAATACCGGTAAACTCCCAGCCCTCCGAATAATACACTTGCTATTTGGAAAACCAATAAAGTGTACGATCCGAAAATCCAAACGAAAGGAGAAATCAGCAGGAGGTAAAAATCAAAATGGTCTCCCATCAGATTCTGAGGCTCTGGCTTAAATGTGGTACTGTCGTTCCATTGAAAATGGGAATAATCGTATAAAGCATTGGAATAAAGCCCCAGGTCCAGCGCATAGGTGCGGAATAGGTAATGGTTTACCAATGAAACCAGACAATAAATAACCGCAAAAACAAAAACGATTAGGTATTTCTCGGGCACTGATTTGAAAGTGCTGTATAGATTCTTTAGCTGATTCATTCCGGCGCTAAGATATCGAAAAAACAGGCAGGAACGCGAAGCATCGCCTCCCCACAGTTTTTTTTAAATTACCTGCCGGTTTAATCCATAGGAGTGCAGATCTCAATCAGGAATCCTTCCAGGTCCCGGACGTAAGCAACTACTTGTCCCCACGGCTTTTCTTTCGGTTCTTCCAGCAAGGTAGCTCCGTTAGAAAGCGCTTTTTCTACCAAAGCCGGAACGTCTACTGTTGTAAATCCAAGTTCCATCCCGAACGGTTTGGATTGGAGGCTACTTTCCTGGAACCCATCTCTCAAATTTGATTTTGCCAAAGGAAGTGCAGCAAAAGACAGGGTTGTTGTTCCGGTACTTAATTCCGCGTACTCATCTCCCGGAGCAATGAAACGGACTTCAAAACCAAAGGTTTTGGAATAAAACTCAGCTGTTTTCTTAACATCTGAAACGTAGAGAATAGAGTATGCGAATTTGATCATCATGTATAGTTTTGCCTTCAGCTCCGCTCAGTCAACTTGACAATAGGTAACTGAGCGGAGTCAAAGTTCCTGTCGTTTTTTTCAATCAGTTAATCTTCCTCATCCAAATCGGGAGCATGCGGTAATTCCAGGGCTCTTACTTCCTGAACGGCATTTCCGGCAATTCCTTTCACCGAACCGTACATATCAATGGTGTTGACAATCACTTTTTCAATTTGTTTTTCGCGTTGTTTCCAGATACGCTGCATAGACCTCTTTTCGCTTTCAAGGTCGGCCTTCATTTGAGTAAACCCTTCCACAATGGCTTCCACCTGCATCCGGAACGTTGAACTCGTGAGGAAATCATAGAGCAAATGCATTTTATCTCCTTTATTTTCCTGGGCAACCAATGTGCTGCTAATCTGGATGATTGTTTCCCGCAACACCGAGCACAAGCCTTTGAATTCTTCGTAGGTACAAACCCAGATACCGTCTCTCATTCCCATCCGCTGCATATCGGAAGGCATGACTTCGGTCACCAGCACACCGATATCGGCACCTTTATCGCGGATATCTGCTTTGAATTTTTCAATCCAGGACGGTGAGAAGTCTTTTGCCCGTTTGGATTCGTAATAAATCGTTCCGCAATTTTGCTGCACACGCGTATGAACCGTTTGAATACAATCTCCTCCCCTCGCTCCTTTCCGGATTTCTTCAATGGTGTCCATCGGGAAATTCGCCATCAACCAT
The window above is part of the Fluviicola sp. genome. Proteins encoded here:
- a CDS encoding DUF2079 domain-containing protein, with amino-acid sequence MNQLKNLYSTFKSVPEKYLIVFVFAVIYCLVSLVNHYLFRTYALDLGLYSNALYDYSHFQWNDSTTFKPEPQNLMGDHFDFYLLLISPFVWIFGSYTLLVFQIASVLFGGLGVYRYFKSNRVLAMLAMLFFYSFFGVFLALSYDFHDSVVIAMLVPWLFVFTKERKMKWAAFFVVLLWLGKESSGLWIAFICFGLALLNWKERKWRFFLIFSGFASLVYFVILMKFVMPALSPTGVYPHFDYSSLGKTMPEAITHLFMHPVDSFHLMVSNFFRRYDGR
- a CDS encoding DUF2130 domain-containing protein, producing MNQIACPNCGTHIDVNDILAHQLEEQIQRKYQNELNETRNEFAKKQDALFREKEEFEEKKRRENELFQERFEQKLKEERKNLEEKLKTKLLQEQGEQFADLQKELNEKSEQIKELNRTKAEIEKLKREKDELKEVVEAESQRKLNAQLQEEKEKIRKTEEERNELRVRELLKQLEDQKKLTEEMKRKQEQGSMQLQGEVQELAIEEWLMANFPMDTIEEIRKGARGGDCIQTVHTRVQQNCGTIYYESKRAKDFSPSWIEKFKADIRDKGADIGVLVTEVMPSDMQRMGMRDGIWVCTYEEFKGLCSVLRETIIQISSTLVAQENKGDKMHLLYDFLTSSTFRMQVEAIVEGFTQMKADLESEKRSMQRIWKQREKQIEKVIVNTIDMYGSVKGIAGNAVQEVRALELPHAPDLDEED
- a CDS encoding VOC family protein, which codes for MIKFAYSILYVSDVKKTAEFYSKTFGFEVRFIAPGDEYAELSTGTTTLSFAALPLAKSNLRDGFQESSLQSKPFGMELGFTTVDVPALVEKALSNGATLLEEPKEKPWGQVVAYVRDLEGFLIEICTPMD